In Nostoc piscinale CENA21, the genomic stretch GGCCTTTTTTTTTACCCTGAAGCACGATCGCTAAAATTGGTTGATAAACAGCGCAGATTGCTGTATTGGGTGACGACTCCCGCATAAATTCCATCTGAGGAATCGCTGTTTTATGAGTCCCGTTTCCTTTCGCAGTGGTGTGTTTTTCT encodes the following:
- a CDS encoding AraC family transcriptional regulator N-terminal domain-containing protein, which codes for MAMELLTQTTVIAECQQLAALIEKHTTAKGNGTHKTAIPQMEFMRESSPNTAICAVYQPILAIVLQGKKKGLAG